In one window of Chryseobacterium sp. JV274 DNA:
- the hutH gene encoding histidine ammonia-lyase produces the protein MKINNFLELKDFQKIIIENEKIELDESLLSRVDKSFQFLKEFSKNKVIYGVNTGFGPMAQFKISDEDTHQLQYNLIRSHSSGIGNPLPADEVKACMLARLNTLSLGNSGVHQSVIYLLQELINRDITPLIFEHGGVGASGDLVQLAHLALVLIGEGEVFYKGERKSTKQVFETEGLEPIKVEIREGLALMNGTSVMSGIGIVNAYKANQLTDFSLRLSCAINEIVQAYDDHLSEALNGTKKHYGQQKVAERMRAHLADSKLIRKREDHLYTHFEEQEKVFKEKVQEYYSLRCVPQILGPVLDTLEYTEKVLENEINSANDNPIINVEDQHVYHGGNFHGDYISLEMDKLKIVVTKLTMLAERQLNYLLNAKINEILPPFVNLGKLGFNFGMQGVQFTATSTTAESQMLSNSMYVHSIPNNNDNQDIVSMGTNAAVICRKVIENAFEVLAIEAITIIQAVEYLGFQDKVSSSTKELYDEIRKIIPAFSDDMVMYPYLEEVKRYLKGM, from the coding sequence ATGAAAATAAATAACTTTTTAGAACTGAAAGACTTTCAAAAAATTATCATTGAGAATGAAAAAATAGAACTGGATGAATCACTTTTATCAAGAGTGGATAAGAGTTTTCAGTTTTTAAAGGAATTTTCAAAAAATAAAGTAATATATGGTGTAAACACCGGCTTTGGGCCGATGGCTCAGTTCAAAATCAGTGATGAAGATACACACCAGCTTCAGTATAACCTTATAAGAAGCCATTCTTCAGGAATTGGAAACCCTTTACCTGCAGATGAGGTGAAGGCATGTATGCTGGCAAGACTGAATACTTTATCATTAGGGAATTCAGGAGTACATCAGTCTGTGATCTATCTTCTTCAGGAGCTGATCAACAGAGATATTACCCCATTGATATTTGAACATGGAGGAGTAGGAGCAAGCGGCGACCTTGTTCAGCTGGCTCACCTGGCTTTGGTACTGATAGGAGAAGGAGAAGTCTTTTATAAAGGAGAAAGAAAATCTACAAAACAGGTTTTTGAAACTGAAGGATTGGAACCGATAAAAGTAGAGATCCGTGAAGGTCTTGCTTTGATGAACGGAACTTCTGTAATGTCAGGAATCGGTATTGTGAATGCCTATAAAGCGAATCAGCTTACAGATTTCTCTCTTAGACTTTCTTGTGCAATTAACGAAATTGTTCAGGCTTATGATGATCATTTATCAGAAGCTTTGAACGGAACCAAAAAACATTACGGTCAGCAGAAAGTAGCAGAAAGAATGCGTGCTCACCTGGCAGACAGTAAACTGATCAGAAAAAGAGAAGATCATCTTTATACTCATTTCGAGGAACAGGAGAAAGTATTCAAGGAAAAAGTTCAGGAATATTATTCTTTAAGATGTGTTCCTCAGATTTTAGGTCCGGTATTGGATACGTTGGAATATACAGAAAAGGTGCTTGAGAACGAGATTAATTCTGCCAATGATAACCCAATCATTAACGTTGAAGACCAACATGTTTACCACGGAGGAAACTTCCATGGAGACTACATCTCTCTGGAAATGGACAAACTTAAGATTGTGGTAACCAAACTGACCATGCTAGCTGAAAGACAGTTGAACTATCTTCTGAATGCTAAAATCAATGAAATTTTGCCTCCTTTTGTAAATTTAGGTAAATTAGGTTTCAATTTCGGGATGCAGGGTGTACAGTTTACGGCAACCTCTACAACGGCGGAGAGTCAGATGCTGTCGAATTCTATGTATGTTCACAGTATTCCAAACAATAATGATAATCAGGATATCGTTAGCATGGGAACCAATGCTGCGGTGATCTGCAGAAAAGTGATTGAAAATGCCTTTGAAGTATTAGCAATCGAAGCGATTACGATTATTCAGGCTGTTGAATATCTTGGGTTCCAGGATAAAGTTTCATCCTCTACAAAAGAGCTGTATGATGAAATCAGAAAAATAATTCCTGCTTTCTCAGATGATATGGTAATGTATCCGTATCTGGAGGAAGTAAAGAGATATCTGAAAGGAATGTAA